A stretch of Saccharomyces cerevisiae S288C chromosome IV, complete sequence DNA encodes these proteins:
- the STN1 gene encoding Stn1p (Telomere end-binding and capping protein; plays a key role with Pol12p in linking telomerase action with completion of lagging strand synthesis, and in a regulatory step required for telomere capping; similar to human Stn1), with amino-acid sequence MDKYGHIAHQEGDVCYYIPRLFKYNSYYSGTEDVRIFVGDLKYRMRVSLQICEKYYDRRLSMLFWKNHPLQQIHLIGCIIGLQFKWIGKQEYIFFQLDDCTSDSSLVGYTSDMRFLTCKVKKDSILSWGLNITDLIGLTLHVYGQASLNYQELQVEYLRLCYSLTEEIDHWKITMNMREQLDTPWSLSDFVIGELFTQEQEWTPETSQIEVVNPDFVGIGYKTPESKRNETTFIEQLQEERLKDELEIISPYNSTDTSNSVHSLSFRFVSSLKDFPETHFLNSGDQIDNGNDEQLKKLEYQSANLPVMIPNRTSAKSNLMLILLGLQMKEISNSDLYKLKEVRSVVTSLASFLFQQQNVGVMKSFDSLEKEAFRDLVNRLVSQGLIGLKDKTSETFDLLPLKNLFEYAEKRISVLMKLQCYTGTVQLSHVQEKLHLPYITTNGIVDVFKECLKRTKKQYPEVLKNWWIDLDPKNGMEDQNSGILLHLEYAAAYS; translated from the coding sequence ATGGATAAGTACGGACATATAGCTCATCAAGAAGGCGATGTTTGTTATTATATTCCAAGGCTGTTCAAATACAACAGTTATTATAGTGGGACAGAGGACGTTCGAATATTTGTTGGAGATTTAAAGTACCGGATGAGAGTTTCTTTGCAAATTTGCGAAAAGTATTATGATAGGCGGTTGTCGATGTTGTTCTGGAAAAATCATCCTTTACAGCAAATACACCTTATTGGCTGCATCATTGGACTCCAGTTCAAATGGATTGGGAAACAagaatacattttttttcagttggACGATTGTACTTCAGACTCTTCATTGGTGGGTTATACTAGTGACATGAGATTCTTAACATGTAAAGTTAAGAAGGATAGCATCCTATCATGGGGGTTGAACATAACCGATTTGATAGGCTTAACTCTTCATGTCTACGGGCAAGCAAGTTTGAACTATCAAGAGCTTCAAGTTGAATATTTAAGATTATGCTACAGTTTAACGGAAGAAATAGATCATTGGAAAATCACAATGAACATGCGTGAGCAACTTGACACGCCTTGGTCCTTAAGCGATTTTGTAATTGGAGAATTGTTCACGCAAGAGCAAGAGTGGACACCTGAGACATCACAGATTGAGGTAGTAAACCCGGATTTTGTAGGTATAGGGTACAAAACCCCagaaagtaaaagaaatgaaacTACTTTCATCGAGCAACTGCAAGAAGAACGCTTGAAGGATGAATTAGAAATTATTAGTCCATACAATAGCACAGATACTTCGAATAGTGTGCATTCCTTGTCATTTCGGTTTGTATCGTCGCTAAAGGATTTTCCTGAAACTCactttttgaattcagGTGATCAAATTGACAACGGCAATGACGAACAGTTAAAAAAACTAGAATATCAAAGCGCTAATCTACCTGTGATGATTCCCAATAGGACATCAGCAAAGTCAAACTTGATGTTGATCCTATTAGGACTACAAATGAAAGAGATTTCTAATTCTGACCTTTACAAACTAAAGGAAGTACGCAGCGTAGTAACTAGCTTAGCAtcgtttttgtttcaacaacaaaatgTTGGCGTCATGAAATCTTTTGACTCTTTGGAAAAGGAAGCGTTTCGAGACCTGGTTAATCGTCTAGTCAGCCAGGGTTTGATCGGAttaaaagataaaacaAGTGAGACATTTGATTTGCTTCCTctaaaaaatctttttgaatatgcTGAAAAACGTATATCAGTTCTAATGAAGCTACAATGTTATACAGGCACTGTGCAATTAAGTCATGTTCAGGAAAAGCTACATTTGCCGTACATAACAACGAACGGCATCgttgatgttttcaaagaatgTCTTAAAAGGACAAAGAAACAGTATCCTGAGGTACTAAAAAATTGGTGGATTGATCTTGATCCGAAGAATGGTATGGAGGACCAAAACAGTGGAATATTATTACATTTGGAATACGCAGCAGCATATTCATAA
- the RRP8 gene encoding 25S rRNA (adenine645-N1)-methyltransferase (Nucleolar S-adenosylmethionine-dependent rRNA methyltransferase; methylates adenine (m1A) of large subunit (LSU) rRNA at position 645; involved in pre-rRNA cleavage at site A2; mutation is synthetically lethal with gar1 mutation; deletion disrupts telomere maintenance by influencing expression of neighboring gene STN1; mammalian homolog nucleomethylin has been linked to nutrient availability signaling pathways and obesity), which yields MALFNVEGWSIKTKTVAFDNKTNKSSKDKKKNNRKNGKLTREQKLKEETEAELKEQVEDIPSEGSVAKDIPKKNQEKSDQNETSKKRKHDEEAPLMQVKENIEKPTKKQLTPLQQKMMAKLTGSRFRWINEQLYTISSDEALKLIKEQPQLFDEYHDGFRSQVQAWPENPVDVFVDQIRYRCMKPVNAPGGLPGLKDSKEIVIADMGCGEAQLALEINNFFKNYNKKAKKYLKRRHKVHSFDLKKANERITVADIRNVPLPDESCTIVVFCLALMGTNFLDFIKEAYRILAPRGELWIAEIKSRFSDGKGNEFVDALKLMGFFHKKTFDENKMFTRFEFFKPPAEIIEERRQKLERRQKFIEVETEKEELEKKRRKIAEGKWLLKPCIYKRR from the coding sequence ATGGCCTTATTTAACGTAGAAGGTTGGTCTATTAAGACAAAAACCGTCGCTTTTGATAACAAGACTAATAAGTCTtcaaaagataaaaaaaaaaataatagaaaaaatggcaaacTTACAAGAGAACAGAAGTTGAAAGAAGAGACAGAGGCTGAGTTGAAGGAACAAGTGGAAGACATTCCTTCCGAAGGATCAGTAGCCAAAGACatcccaaaaaaaaaccaagagAAAAGTGATCAAAATGAAACGAGCAAGAAACGCAAGCACGATGAAGAAGCCCCTCTGATGcaagtaaaagaaaatattgaaaaacctACAAAGAAGCAACTAACCCCTTTACAACAAAAGATGATGGCTAAACTGACTGGTTCTAGATTTAGATGGATCAATGAACAACTGTATACAATTAGCTCTGATGAAGCTTTGaaattaataaaagaacaacCACAATTATTTGACGAATATCATGATGGTTTTAGATCACAAGTGCAAGCATGGCCGGAAAATCCAGTTGATGTTTTTGTTGACCAAATTCGTTATAGATGCATGAAACCTGTGAATGCTCCAGGTGGGTTACCAGGTCTTAAGGATAGTAAAGAAATAGTTATTGCTGATATGGGGTGTGGTGAAGCTCAATTAGCATTAGAaatcaacaattttttcaaaaattacaaTAAGAAAGCgaagaaatatttgaaaagacGCCATAAAGTCCACAGTTttgatttgaagaaagCTAACGAAAGAATAACTGTGGCAGATATTAGAAATGTGCCGCTACCAGATGAGTCCTGTACTATAGTGGTCTTCTGCCTGGCTCTAATGGGTACAAATTTCCTCGATTTCATAAAAGAAGCTTATAGGATTTTAGCGCCAAGGGGTGAATTATGGATCGCAGAAATTAAATCAAGGTTTAGTGACGGCAAAGGTAATGAATTTGTAGACGCTTTGAAGCTGATGGGATTTTTTCACAAAAAGACCTTCGACGAGAATAAGATGTTTACAAGAttcgaatttttcaagcCACCTGCGGAGATTATTGAAGAGAGAAGGCAgaaattggaaagaagaCAAAAGTTTATTGAAGTTGAAACTGAGAAGGAAgaattagaaaagaaaagacgGAAAATTGCCGAAGGAAAATGGCTCTTGAAGCCCTGTATTtataaaagaagataa
- the TVP23 gene encoding Tvp23p (Integral membrane protein; localized to late Golgi vesicles along with the v-SNARE Tlg2p; green fluorescent protein (GFP)-fusion protein localizes to the cytoplasm in a punctate pattern), which translates to MDQARNFYNTILKSSHPLLLSFHLAGKAVPIVFYIIGSMFLNFTPQFITVVLLLSFDFYLTKNITGRKLVQLRWWYDSTDVNKDSNFTFESYKQYAPGPPINAIDSKLFWWSMYVTPVIWGVFAVLCLLRLKIFYLILVIVAMCLTAWNTYGFRCCDRWEPNSGQSDGQDTNNWFALPSVPGFENLSRLANIQSFFQRQ; encoded by the coding sequence ATGGACCAGGCAAGAAATTTCTACAACACAATTTTAAAATCGTCGCACCCGTTGCTACTATCATTTCATCTGGCAGGTAAGGCAGTTCCCATTGTATTTTATATCATAGGATCaatgtttttgaatttcacACCTCAATTCATCACTGTCGTTCTTTTACTTTCTTTTGACTTTTACTTAACAAAAAACATTACAGGTCGGAAACTGGTCCAATTACGCTGGTGGTATGATTCTACAGATGTGAACAAAGATTCTAATTTTACTTTCGAATCATATAAGCAATATGCGCCGGGCCCACCAATAAATGCCATCGATTCTAAGTTATTCTGGTGGTCGATGTATGTGACACCCGTAATCTGGGGTGTCTTCGCTGTGTTGTGTCTTTTAAGactgaaaatattctacCTGATTTTGGTCATTGTTGCAATGTGTCTGACCGCCTGGAACACGTATGGATTTCGTTGTTGCGATAGATGGGAGCCCAATAGTGGACAATCTGACGGTCAAGATACTAATAATTGGTTCGCTCTTCCTTCTGTTCCGGGCTttgaaaatctttcaaGGCTGGCTAATATCCAATCGTTTTTCCAGAGACAATAA
- the AFR1 gene encoding Afr1p (Protein required for pheromone-induced projection (shmoo) formation; regulates septin architecture during mating; has an RVXF motif that mediates targeting of Glc7p to mating projections; also detected in peroxisomes; interacts with Cdc12p; AFR1 has a paralog, YER158C, that arose from the whole genome duplication), translating to MEGSYLSAQENQPIPERLIPRSNSTSNLFALSSTFSKLNVRNDADYNYSNPNKKRHIYSGEIDCRSVTAARKFPVRSCSMTAAQQRKRTALFTVRERNSYHEGFNNDQDYVSQYQKPQYTFGVYKELTPYQLQRSKMKRSFQFPNGEIYKPKLDGKCTHSLKKPELNSRDSSLFKFSEKKGRNLSKDFVGPHNGTSVIHIPPNDTGYGVNSLELNTSVPSTIKSSVSSTSPISAVNTLTSLPESQTDDDDGYENKTVTISYCFENTVNEKHGSHIEKLDLSTKEKTKPTTNSGLFDRKKKTILGTEKYRCIKSQSKLKLGSVLKKLWRTSGNSNTKHGKKDTKRRRIPIDDMVTHSDGNSEAENDIELMDANLDGIEFDDDETLMDTDSIFDDLLSKENDKYDLRRRQLEIRQKLHETSHNDDGKVSFRDTEKHNVNEGLIDKTIIEEFSKLGEYIIDTRNQPPPRSSKRPSLDDNESARYFYNISTDLRQSLSGPISLPMHVGNDMVNRLRNDWEYIRFEDRRNSLPDSSFDKVETPPKPIKKDVRFAKEVCLASTWSSNAYERANPEFIMNRHRLLWMMKVHPSMNSAMNEIKLELNSYKKNEMVVHENSKCFTHYLI from the coding sequence ATGGAGGGCTCATATCTATCTGCACAAGAAAACCAACCCATACCGGAGCGATTGATACCTAGGTCGAACTCAACTTCGAATTTGTTTGCTTTGTCTAGTACATTCTCTAAACTCAATGTTAGGAATGATGCTGATTACAATTATTCGAACCCGAATAAGAAGAGACACATTTATAGTGGCGAGATAGACTGTAGGTCTGTGACAGCAGCTAGAAAATTTCCAGTAAGGTCCTGTTCAATGACAGCCGCCCagcaaagaaagagaaCTGCGCTATTCACAGTTAGGGAAAGAAACTCTTACCATGAGGGGTTCAATAATGATCAAGATTATGTGAGCCAATACCAGAAGCCACAGTACACTTTCGGAGTATATAAAGAATTAACACCTTATCAACTGCAGCGCtctaaaatgaaaagaagcttTCAATTTCCCAATGGCGAAATATACAAGCCAAAACTTGATGGAAAATGCACCCACAGCTTGAAAAAGCCTGAATTAAATTCAAGAGACTCttctttattcaaattCAGCGAGAAGAAAGGTCGcaatttatcaaaagaTTTTGTGGGGCCTCATAATGGGACATCAGTCATACATATTCCTCCCAATGATACAGGCTACGGTGTAAATAGCTTGGAGCTGAACACTTCAGTTCCTTcaacaataaaaagttCGGTTTCATCAACCTCTCCGATATCTGCTGTTAATACCCTGACCAGCTTGCCAGAAAGTCaaactgatgatgatgacggttatgaaaataaaactgtAACTATATCTTATTGCTTCGAAAATACGGTAAATGAAAAACATGGTAGCCatatagaaaaattggATTTATCAACTAAGGAAAAAACTAAGCCAACAACTAATTCAGGCCTATTtgatagaaagaaaaagactaTTCTGGGCACTGAGAAATATAGATGTATAAAGTCACAATCGAAGTTGAAACTGGGTTCtgttttgaagaaattatgGCGTACTTCAGGAAACTCGAATACAAAGCATGGAAAAAAGGatacaaaaagaaggagaaTTCCTATCGATGATATGGTTACGCATTCTGATGGAAATTCTGAAGCTGAGAATGATATTGAATTAATGGATGCAAATCTGGACGGCATTGAATTTGACGACGACGAAACTCTAATGGATACAgattcaatttttgatgATCTGTTGTCCaaggaaaatgataaataCGATTTGAGGCGAAGGCAATTAGAAATACGACAAAAGCTCCACGAGACCTCGCACAACGACGATGGCAAGGTTTCTTTTCGAGATACCGAAAAGCATAATGTCAATGAAGGTTTGATCGACAAGACCATAATcgaagaattttcaaagcTCGGTGAATATATAATCGACACGAGAAATCAACCACCACCAAGATCGTCCAAGAGGCCTTCATTAGATGACAATGAATCTGCACGATACTTCTACAACATATCGACAGATTTGCGACAGTCTCTGTCAGGTCCAATAAGCTTACCAATGCATGTTGGGAACGACATGGTAAATAGGTTGAGAAATGACTGGGAGTATATCAGATTCGAAGATAGAAGGAATTCGCTGCCAGATTCCTCATTTGATAAAGTCGAAACACCTCCAAaaccaataaaaaaagatgtcCGGTTTGCAAAAGAAGTATGTTTAGCAAGCACTTGGTCATCGAATGCATATGAGAGAGCTAATCCGGAATTCATTATGAATCGCCACAGATTGTTGTGGATGATGAAAGTACATCCAAGCATGAATAGTGCCATGAATGAGATCAAACTTGAACTTAACTcttacaaaaaaaatgagatGGTTGTCCATGAGAACAGCAAGTGCTTTACACATTATTTAATTTGA
- the SSS1 gene encoding translocon subunit SSS1 (Subunit of the Sec61p translocation complex (Sec61p-Sss1p-Sbh1p); this complex forms a channel for passage of secretory proteins through the endoplasmic reticulum membrane, and of the Ssh1p complex (Ssh1p-Sbh2p-Sss1p); interacts with Ost4p and Wbp1p): MARASEKGEEKKQSNNQVEKLVEAPVEFVREGTQFLAKCKKPDLKEYTKIVKAVGIGFIAVGIIGYAIKLIHIPIRYVIV; the protein is encoded by the coding sequence atggcTAGAGCTAGTGAAAAAGGTGAAGAGAAAAAGCAGAGCAACAACCAGGTTGAAAAGCTGGTTGAAGCACCTGTAGAATTTGTCAGAGAAGGTACTCAATTCTTGGCCAAGTGTAAGAAACCTGATTTGAAGGAATACACCAAGATTGTCAAGGCTGTTGGTATTGGTTTTATTGCAGTCGGTATCATTGGTTACGCCATCAAGTTGATTCATATTCCAATCAGATACGTTATTGTTTAA
- the RRP1 gene encoding Rrp1p (Essential evolutionarily conserved nucleolar protein; necessary for biogenesis of 60S ribosomal subunits and for processing of pre-rRNAs to mature rRNA; associated with several distinct 66S pre-ribosomal particles) → METSNFVKQLSSNNRKTRVNALEALKKYLTAKQFKENKQIEFNKLWKGLYYAMWFSDRPRPQQRLANELGELHGLYFDPKDNSTADELTTNDKAFIKFSRGFWKVMCFEWFNIDRYRLDKYLLLIRRVLFSQLKYLQSRNWDKKLVDEYIKKVLRWLPLSGSPKVYTGIPIHIVDILLDEWERLLKDGDEDDEDEENKEEEMRKIAESAKKTPLADVIAIFQDIVADYNNSKVLREKIKEDLFSDTRLVSWDILEGETQHNDSSNESEEEEEEEWKGF, encoded by the coding sequence ATGGAGACCTCCAACTTTGTTAAACAATTATCGTCGAACAACAGAAAAACCAGGGTAAATGCACTCGAAGCGTTAAAGAAATATCTAACCGCTAAACAGTTCAAGGAGAACAAACAAATAGAATTCAATAAACTTTGGAAGGGTCTTTACTATGCAATGTGGTTCAGTGACCGTCCTAGACCTCAGCAACGTTTAGCCAATGAATTAGGTGAATTGCATGGATTATATTTTGATCCTAAGGACAATAGCACTGCAGATGAGTTGACCACAAACGATAAAGCATTTATAAAGTTTAGCAGAGGGTTTTGGAAGGTCATGTGCTTTGAATGGTTTAACATTGACAGATATAGGTTGGATAAGTATCTTCTATTGATAAGAAGGGTATTATTCAGTCAATTGAAGTATTTGCAGTCCAGAAACTGGGACAAAAAATTAGTCGACGAGTATATTAAGAAAGTGTTGAGGTGGTTACCTCTGAGTGGAAGTCCAAAGGTCTACACAGGGATTCCAATTCATATCGTCGATATTCTGCTGGACGAATGGGAAAGATTGCTTAAAGATGGagatgaagacgatgaagacGAGGAAAACAAAGAGGAAGAGATGCGCAAAATTGCAGAGAGCGCAAAAAAAACGCCACTAGCCGATGTTATCGCAATTTTCCAAGATATCGTGGCAGATTACAATAACAGTAAGGTGTTGAGAGAGAAGATCAAAGAAGACCTATTCAGTGACACCAGACTTGTTTCCTGGGATATTCTTGAAGGCGAAACGCAACATAATGATTCCAGTAACGAatctgaagaagaggaagaggaagagtGGAAGGGATTTTGA
- the SLU7 gene encoding mRNA splicing protein SLU7 (RNA splicing factor; required for ATP-independent portion of 2nd catalytic step of spliceosomal RNA splicing; interacts with Prp18p; contains zinc knuckle domain), with translation MNNNSRNNENRSTINRNKRQLQQAKEKNENIHIPRYIRNQPWYYKDTPKEQEGKKPGNDDTSTAEGGEKSDYLVHHRQKAKGGALDIDNNSEPKIGMGIKDEFKLIRPQKMSVRDSHSLSFCRNCGEAGHKEKDCMEKPRKMQKLVPDLNSQKNNGTVLVRATDDDWDSRKDRWYGYSGKEYNELISKWERDKRNKIKGKDKSQTDETLWDTDEEIELMKLELYKDSVGSLKKDDADNSQLYRTSTRLREDKAAYLNDINSTESNYDPKSRLYKTETLGAVDEKSKMFRRHLTGEGLKLNELNQFARSHAKEMGIRDEIEDKEKVQHVLVANPTKYEYLKKKREQEETKQPKIVSIGDLEARKVDGTKQSEEQRNHLKDLYG, from the coding sequence ATGAATAATAACAGCAGAAACAACGAAAATCGAAGCACTATTAACAGAAATAAAAGGCAACTACAAcaagcaaaagaaaaaaatgaaaatattcatATCCCCAGGTATATTAGAAATCAACCATGGTACTATAAGGATACCCccaaagaacaagaagggAAGAAGCCCGGCAATGATGATACGAGCACTGCAGAAGGAGGAGAAAAAAGCGACTACTTGGTGCATCATAGGCAAAAAGCAAAAGGGGGTGCTTTAGATATTGACAATAATTCAGAACCAAAAATTGGTATGGGTATAAAGGATGAGTTCAAACTAATCAGACCCCAGAAGATGTCCGTCCGAGATTCTCATTCGCTGTCATTTTGTAGGAATTGTGGGGAAGCAGGGCATAAGGAGAAAGACTGCATGGAAAAACCTCGTAAGATGCAGAAGCTTGTTCCCGATTTAAAttcacaaaaaaataatggcaCAGTTTTAGTACGAGCTACTGATGATGACTGGGACTCCAGAAAAGATAGATGGTACGGTTACTCAGGGAAAGAATACAATGAACTGATAAGTAAGTGGGAGCGtgataaaagaaataaaataaaaggaaaagacAAATCCCAAACTGATGAAACACTATGGGATACAGATGAAGAGATAGAACTAATGAAGTTAGAACTTTACAAGGATTCCGTAGGttcattgaagaaagatgATGCTGATAATTCTCAGTTGTATAGGACATCAACGAGATTGAGAGAAGATAAGGCTGCTTACTTGAACGACATAAATTCAACGGAGAGTAATTATGATCCTAAATCAAGATTGTACAAAACTGAAACACTGGGCGCagttgatgaaaaatcaaaaatgtTCCGCAGACATTTGACAGGTGAAGGCCTAAAATTAAACGAATTGAACCAGTTTGCTAGATCTCACGCTAAGGAAATGGGTATACGTGATGAAATTGAGGATAAGGAAAAAGTACAACATGTTTTAGTCGCCAATCCTACTAAATATGAAtatctgaagaaaaaacgggaacaagaagaaaccAAGCAGCCCAAGATTGTCAGCATTGGAGATCTGGAAGCTAGGAAAGTAGATGGTACAAAGCAATCTGAGGAACAACGGAACCACTTAAAAGATTTATATGGTTAA